Genomic DNA from Niabella ginsenosidivorans:
AATAATAAAAAGGCCGATGAAAAATTTGCAGCAGTGCAATCCCTGCAACGGATAAAAGGTTTTTTGCTGGAATTAAAAGCCGGCATATAATTGAAAAAAGGTTCGTACAGCGAGCCTTTTTTAGTGTACAACATAAAGGCATCTTCTTTTGTTACTGATACCGGTTAATTTTTGAAAACAAGACAATGAAGCAACTACTATTGATCAGTGCGTTAATGACTTTATCCCTGACAAACTATGCCCAGGACTATGAAACAATGGTGGATGAGCATAACGGCAAAACCCATAAAATGCTCACCGGCCATATTACAGATAACCTGCTAAAAACAGATACGGCCTTTGATTGGTTTGCCGGAGCACAACGGATCTATGAACCCAAGAAAGAGGTGGTAAAAACGCTCAGCGGTAAAAAGGATAAGGTTTCCTATACTGTTTTTATGGGTACCTGGTGCCCGGACTCCCAGTTTGTGATTCCCCGCTTTTTTAAGATACTGGATGCGGCAGGCATTGATGACAGTAAGGTAAGCATGACTGCTGTTGACCGCTCTAAGATTGACAAAAATAAAGAAGCAGAGCGTTTAAAGATCACTAATGTGCCCACCATTATTGTTTATAATAATGATACAGAACTGGGAAGGGTTGTGGAATATGGCACTACCGGCCGGTTTGATGAAGAGCTGGCTGCTATTGTAAAAAAAGCGAAATAGCTGTATTAGAATAACGTTTTCTTACGCAGTTGTGCTGGTATGAACCAGTTGGACAGGCGCCGCGGTTTTTGAAACCATTTTTGGAACCAGGAGCGATGGTGTTTCTCCCGCTACAACACATAGGCACTGATCTGCTTTGCCGGTTAGCGCTTTCGCAGCCCAGGTTGAGGTCATAAAATCCAGCAATACAGTTTCCGGGGTTACTTCCATTAGCCGGCTAACAGTAAAAACGGGTAGGGAAGTATACAATCAAAATGCGCATACCGTGTGTAATACGGAAGTGACATTTTAATCAGACTAAAAAGTTTTCCGCAAAAACGCAACCCTTTTATTGGGCTGTAATGAATCTTAGTCTCATGTTATGCCCCGCTGTTCCGAACCTTCGGAACGCAGCCTTCCGCCCAATAGCAGAAGCACAGATGTGCAATTATCAGCGTTATTCAGTGGTTTCTGTAGGAGCATTCGCCGCTTAGGAGACCGGTTTTTGATAGAAATGCCCTATTGCAATACTACTGATTGTTTCCAGGTATTTCTTAATGAATTTGCCTGCCACCACAGCTCTGAATACAAAATTATCGTATTGGATAATGGGGCTTTTCACAAAGCAGCAAAACTCATAGTGCAGCCAAACATAGCATTGTTTTTTCTACCGCCTTACAGCCTCGGGTTAAATCCAGCTGAAAAAGCAGGGCAGTTCCTGAAAAGAAAATTACTGCCTGCTCATTCAGCTATCTTTTCCAATCTAAATTGGTCTAATTAAATGTTAGCCCCGTATTATTAATTACTTCAATTGCTTTATCCAATACTTCGTCTTGCTTTAACCTTATTCCTTTTATTGTTGCTTTAACTTCAATGTCCGGCACAATCCCAATCCTTTGTGTTTCCCTGCCATCAGGATAAAATACGCCTATGCCCGTCATATAAGTTTTGTAATTGCCTGGAAGAGTAATTAAAGAAACATTTCCATCTGCACCTGCAGTCTGGCTGCCAATACCAATAACATTTGGTGCGGTTTGTAACGCCATTAAGGTAAATTCGGCGTGGCTTTGAGACGTTTCATTAAAAAGCAGAATTACTTTTCCCGAATAAGGCGTTTTATTCTTTTTGCCACAAAAATAGGGTGCGGTGTAATGAAACAACCCCGGATATGATATGTCTGGTTGTGTAAATTTTACAAACGCTTTTCTGCCAATGTTCAAAAACTCAGCTATTTTATATAGCGTTCCTTTAGGGTAATTTCTTACATCAAAAATAATTGCTTTTGTGTCTTTGAGTTTAGCCAATATTTTATCAGTCTCTTTAAGTTCAAGTTCGCCCATATTTACATAGCCGATATTCCCATCCAAAATTTTATAAACATCTTCTTTTTCTTCTTTCCGTTTATTTCCAAATTTATCAAAATCATACCGGTGAATAATTTTCTCTGCAACAACACCATTTCTTTCAAAAATTACATTAACAGAATCTGTTTGTCCATTAAGAATGACATAGCTCATATTGCGGAGTTTAGTTGGATAATTTGATGCTCCGATATATGCTGATTTTTCCTTGATTATATCCTCAATGGTGCGGCCGTTGACTTTTAAGAAAACATCTCCGTATTGGATATCATCCCTCCCACAAAGAGAATCGTTATAAAACCCTGTAACTATAGCTTTGTTGTCAATAATTTTAAACCGGAAGGGTGCCCATTTTAAACCAAAATATTGATTTGTATATTTAGTTACAAAACCAGCGTGGCTGTCATTTATTTTAGTTATTAATTCGAGCATTGCTAAATGATAGGCAATGGTATCTTTAGAATCCCTGAATTTTGGAATCATCTCAATAAGAACACTGTCCCAGTTCTGCCCGATTCTATATTTATAAGGGTAGAAATAATTGATAATATTCCAGTAACGGGAAAGACTTAACAAACGTAGTTCCTTTGAAGGGAATGCAGAATCAGTATAGGTTTTTTCATTTTCAAACGCTGTGTTACCAATATACGGTTTCTGCTCAACGTAATAATTCTTTCCCTGATTTCGGTTTTGCTGAACATATAATAATTGATTAATCAGGCTGTTAGTAAAGATACTGGTGTCTGTCAGCCAGCTTAAGTTAAGGTTGTATTTTATGCTATCTGTGATTGTGAAGGAGCACTCTTTGCATTTCTTTACTTCTCCTAAGTCTTTAATCCAGGCTGAATAGTAATTGCTGATTTCCTTTTTTGAATGTAATAACCGAACGATTTTAATTCTTGTTGTAAATTCATTGTCCCAGTCAAATTTCCCGGTAGCAACTACAGGGTGGTAGTATTTAAGGAATCCCCATAACTTACAAAAGGTTGCAATTTTCTCTGAGTCATGTGCAGTTGACTGAGAATAGGTTGAACAAGTAAATAAAAGAAAGATAAAAATTGAGATTGTTTTTTTCATATTGTTTTGAGTCGTCTTTACAATAGCCTACAACTCGCCGCTTACCGTAATTACTAAACTTTTATAGTCGTTTGTAAACGCTTAAAGGTAGCTTTATAAAGTTCTTACTGGTTAAAAATCTATTCTTTCTGCAACCGTTCCGGTATTCGTTTTTCAACAGTTTCAATTTCTCCAAAAGGTTGTATTGCTAATATACTTCTTTTTTGTAATTGTAAAAATAATATGCGGGTGGCATAACATAAATGTGTGGGGCAAGACGACTTTGGGAGCAGGCAGACCTCCATACTATAAAACCGGCCATGCCTGCCCGAAAGGGTCAGCAACAGGTCGCCTGTCAGACGGGCTTCGTACTTATTAGGAGATCTTCCAATTGCCTGCTTGTAGCGTGCCCGGCTGAGGATGACGGAGATTAATATTCAGCTACTAAATAGCTGCCTGTGGTGGTGGCGCGCTTCCCTGTACAATTTTTATATCACTCACGCTTTGTGCTGTAGTGATGTTTAATTGTGCCATTAACGAAAGTATGGCCAGGGTACTGCGCTCCCGCACCTTGTTAAATGTTGTAATATCCGGCCCGGTAAAATAATCACAGGCAATAACAATGGCATTGGCGGTAATATTATTTACAAACGCTGTATAGGCAATAATGTCTTCCTTTGTAAGGATCTCGCGGATACCGGTCAATAATTTTTCAACAACATCCGCAGGGGTTGATGATGAAATTTCCAGCTTCAGCGATGCTTTACGCTGCGTATAATCCGATTGATTGTCCAGCACACTATCTACCATTTGCTTATTGGGAACAGTGATATACGATTTGGCATCTGAACGGATACGGGTGCTGCGCAACCCTATTTTTTCAACCGTGCCGGACACATCATTTAATTTTACGGCATCGCCGGTGGCAAAAGGCCTGTCAAAAAAGATAATAAAGGAGGCGATCAGATTTTCCAGGCTTTCTTTTAATGCCAGTGCTACCGCAGCGCCCACAATGCTCAGTCCTGTCACCAGCCCTTTAATATCATATTTAAAAGTATATTTCAGAATAAATAATCCGCCAATGATGCCTATAATAACCTTTATAAGATCTTTAAAAAAGAACACCAGCTGATGGTTGCCCGGTTCATGTGTCTGCAGGTAATGCCCCTGGATCATCAGCATGATAAAATCAATGCTTTTGATGATCAGCCTGAAAAACGTAAAAATGACGAGGAAAGAACCAATCATTCCCAGTAGCTCCTGAA
This window encodes:
- a CDS encoding thioredoxin family protein — translated: MKQLLLISALMTLSLTNYAQDYETMVDEHNGKTHKMLTGHITDNLLKTDTAFDWFAGAQRIYEPKKEVVKTLSGKKDKVSYTVFMGTWCPDSQFVIPRFFKILDAAGIDDSKVSMTAVDRSKIDKNKEAERLKITNVPTIIVYNNDTELGRVVEYGTTGRFDEELAAIVKKAK
- a CDS encoding transposase: MPYCNTTDCFQVFLNEFACHHSSEYKIIVLDNGAFHKAAKLIVQPNIALFFLPPYSLGLNPAEKAGQFLKRKLLPAHSAIFSNLNWSN
- a CDS encoding S41 family peptidase, with the translated sequence MKKTISIFIFLLFTCSTYSQSTAHDSEKIATFCKLWGFLKYYHPVVATGKFDWDNEFTTRIKIVRLLHSKKEISNYYSAWIKDLGEVKKCKECSFTITDSIKYNLNLSWLTDTSIFTNSLINQLLYVQQNRNQGKNYYVEQKPYIGNTAFENEKTYTDSAFPSKELRLLSLSRYWNIINYFYPYKYRIGQNWDSVLIEMIPKFRDSKDTIAYHLAMLELITKINDSHAGFVTKYTNQYFGLKWAPFRFKIIDNKAIVTGFYNDSLCGRDDIQYGDVFLKVNGRTIEDIIKEKSAYIGASNYPTKLRNMSYVILNGQTDSVNVIFERNGVVAEKIIHRYDFDKFGNKRKEEKEDVYKILDGNIGYVNMGELELKETDKILAKLKDTKAIIFDVRNYPKGTLYKIAEFLNIGRKAFVKFTQPDISYPGLFHYTAPYFCGKKNKTPYSGKVILLFNETSQSHAEFTLMALQTAPNVIGIGSQTAGADGNVSLITLPGNYKTYMTGIGVFYPDGRETQRIGIVPDIEVKATIKGIRLKQDEVLDKAIEVINNTGLTFN
- a CDS encoding mechanosensitive ion channel family protein encodes the protein MTINFLLLNPMSEFLNQVYFNNSVRAYLIVGITILVVFLFKKYIALYVAKGIFKLVRLRYKNINLPTFLALVAKPLGLFLAVLVTVGALDKLKLPDELDFNIYRVSFQELLGMIGSFLVIFTFFRLIIKSIDFIMLMIQGHYLQTHEPGNHQLVFFFKDLIKVIIGIIGGLFILKYTFKYDIKGLVTGLSIVGAAVALALKESLENLIASFIIFFDRPFATGDAVKLNDVSGTVEKIGLRSTRIRSDAKSYITVPNKQMVDSVLDNQSDYTQRKASLKLEISSSTPADVVEKLLTGIREILTKEDIIAYTAFVNNITANAIVIACDYFTGPDITTFNKVRERSTLAILSLMAQLNITTAQSVSDIKIVQGSAPPPQAAI